From a region of the Coprococcus comes ATCC 27758 genome:
- a CDS encoding M24 family metallopeptidase, producing the protein MNERMERVLQKMEKKGIDQLLVSDPLSIRFLTGIMVHPGERLYALLLRTNGKHTMFLNYLYYVSDTGFEEVWFSDMDDQIGVLTEHIDTKGVIGIDKAFPARFLIPLQERCPELKTIWGSDCVDGVRAVKNEEEIKIMRQASVINDMVMERAAAYIKEGMTEKQIADFIEAEYYKEGATGLSFDTIVCFGANAADQHHSPSETRTLKAGECVLIDMGCIWNGYCSDMTRTFYCKSVDEEQAAIHDLVRTAVEKAEAIIKPGVRFCDIDAQARDLIGEAGYGEYWKIRLGHFIGQEDHEYGDVSPINKNVAEPGMIFSIEPGIYIEGKYGVRIEDLVLVTEDGYELLNVVDKKYRTVG; encoded by the coding sequence ATGAACGAAAGAATGGAACGCGTATTGCAAAAAATGGAAAAAAAAGGAATCGATCAGTTACTTGTATCTGATCCACTCAGCATCCGCTTTTTAACGGGCATCATGGTACATCCAGGGGAAAGATTGTACGCTCTGCTGCTTCGTACAAACGGAAAGCACACCATGTTTTTGAACTATCTGTATTATGTATCTGATACAGGATTTGAAGAAGTATGGTTCAGTGATATGGATGATCAGATCGGGGTTCTGACAGAACATATCGATACCAAGGGCGTAATCGGTATCGACAAAGCATTTCCTGCTCGTTTCCTGATCCCGCTTCAGGAACGCTGCCCGGAACTGAAAACGATATGGGGATCTGACTGTGTAGACGGTGTTCGTGCTGTTAAGAATGAAGAAGAAATCAAGATCATGAGACAGGCATCTGTAATCAATGACATGGTTATGGAAAGAGCTGCTGCCTACATTAAAGAAGGCATGACAGAAAAACAGATTGCTGATTTCATTGAAGCAGAATACTACAAAGAAGGCGCAACAGGACTCAGCTTTGATACGATCGTATGCTTCGGTGCTAACGCTGCTGACCAACATCACTCACCAAGCGAGACAAGAACTTTGAAAGCCGGAGAATGCGTTCTGATCGATATGGGATGCATCTGGAACGGTTATTGCTCAGATATGACAAGAACCTTCTACTGCAAGAGCGTAGACGAAGAACAGGCCGCAATCCATGACCTTGTTCGTACAGCGGTTGAGAAAGCAGAAGCCATCATCAAACCAGGCGTACGTTTCTGTGATATCGATGCGCAGGCAAGAGATCTCATCGGCGAAGCAGGATACGGAGAATACTGGAAGATTCGTCTTGGACATTTCATCGGCCAGGAAGACCATGAATACGGTGATGTAAGCCCGATCAACAAGAACGTAGCTGAACCGGGTATGATCTTCTCGATCGAACCGGGAATCTACATCGAAGGCAAATACGGTGTACGTATCGAGGACCTCGTTCTCGTAACAGAAGACGGATATGAACTTCTTAACGTAGTAGATAAAAAATATAGAACAGTTGGTTAA
- a CDS encoding SulP family inorganic anion transporter yields MNELRPKLFDVMKSYTKKQLIKDIISGIIVAIIALPLSIALAIASGVGPEQGLYTAIIAGFFISFFGGSRVQIGGPTAAFVVIIYGIVASYGTDGLIVATILAGIILVIMGICRFGSLIKYIPYTITTGFTCGIAVTLFIGQLKDFFGMDIASVPSEFLDKVIVYAKNISTINLTATLIGLLAVAIMLLWTKVTDKIPGSLVAIVVTTAIAYFAKLPVNTIGSVYGKLNSAFPSFHVPSITMNLIQQMISPAFTIAVLAAIESLLSAVVSDGMIGDTHKSNAELIGQGLGNIFSGFFGGIPATGAIARTAANVRNGGRTPIAGIAHCITLTIILLVLMPLAALIPMTTLAAVLLVVAANMADWSSFFRLCKNAPKSDIIVLVATFFLTVFFDLVVAIEIGVVLAALLFMKRMAETADIKAWKYTDSPDITPGEAEKLREIPHSISVFEICGPMFFAAADQLLGINSDHRTKAVVIRMRSVPAIDASAMKYLHELAERAKKKDIHLIFSHVNEQPMKVMKKDGFYELIGKENFHENIVSALDYAETLVK; encoded by the coding sequence ATGAACGAATTAAGACCAAAACTTTTCGACGTCATGAAGAGCTACACCAAAAAACAGCTGATCAAGGATATCATTTCTGGTATCATCGTTGCCATTATTGCTCTTCCCCTCTCAATCGCACTCGCAATTGCTTCCGGTGTCGGACCAGAGCAGGGACTTTACACCGCGATCATTGCCGGTTTCTTTATCTCTTTCTTCGGAGGGAGCCGTGTACAGATTGGCGGACCGACCGCTGCATTCGTTGTTATTATTTACGGAATTGTTGCCAGTTATGGAACCGACGGTCTGATCGTCGCAACCATCCTCGCCGGCATTATCCTTGTCATCATGGGAATCTGCCGTTTCGGTTCTCTGATCAAATACATTCCTTACACGATCACAACCGGATTTACCTGTGGTATTGCTGTCACCCTGTTTATCGGACAGCTGAAAGATTTCTTCGGTATGGATATTGCTTCCGTTCCATCTGAATTTCTGGACAAGGTCATTGTCTATGCAAAAAATATCAGTACGATCAACCTAACCGCCACCCTGATCGGTCTTTTAGCTGTTGCGATCATGCTACTTTGGACAAAAGTAACTGATAAAATTCCGGGGTCTTTGGTTGCCATCGTTGTTACCACTGCAATCGCTTATTTTGCAAAACTTCCGGTCAACACCATTGGAAGTGTGTATGGAAAACTGAATTCTGCTTTTCCTTCTTTCCATGTTCCATCTATTACCATGAACCTGATACAGCAGATGATCTCACCAGCATTTACCATTGCTGTTCTTGCAGCGATTGAATCCCTGCTGTCCGCAGTTGTATCGGATGGAATGATCGGCGATACCCACAAATCCAATGCCGAACTGATCGGACAGGGTCTGGGAAATATTTTCTCCGGTTTCTTTGGTGGAATTCCTGCGACCGGTGCAATCGCCAGAACTGCTGCCAATGTCCGCAATGGCGGACGGACTCCGATTGCCGGAATCGCACATTGTATTACACTTACAATCATTCTTCTGGTACTGATGCCACTTGCCGCCCTGATCCCAATGACAACACTTGCTGCTGTTCTTCTGGTGGTTGCCGCAAATATGGCCGACTGGAGTTCCTTCTTCCGTTTGTGTAAGAATGCTCCTAAAAGTGATATCATCGTTCTGGTTGCAACCTTCTTTCTGACCGTATTCTTCGATCTGGTTGTTGCCATCGAAATCGGTGTTGTCCTCGCCGCCTTGCTTTTCATGAAACGTATGGCAGAAACAGCTGATATCAAAGCCTGGAAATATACCGATTCACCGGACATTACCCCGGGGGAAGCAGAAAAACTACGTGAGATTCCACATTCCATAAGTGTATTCGAAATCTGCGGACCAATGTTTTTTGCCGCAGCCGATCAGCTTCTTGGCATCAACAGCGATCATCGTACCAAAGCAGTCGTCATCCGTATGCGAAGTGTACCGGCTATCGATGCCAGTGCAATGAAATATCTCCATGAACTTGCTGAGCGTGCAAAGAAAAAGGATATCCATCTGATTTTCTCCCACGTCAATGAACAGCCGATGAAGGTTATGAAAAAAGATGGATTCTATGAACTGATCGGAAAAGAGAATTTCCATGAAAATATTGTAAGTGCACTGGATTATGCGGAAACACTTGTAAAATAG
- a CDS encoding InlB B-repeat-containing protein, producing the protein MKKRRVLHQACAFSVAVMLVGVNAVPVVAADNNSSATTVATDEKAFNITVTFNYWDYAVGADGQHFLTKEMTSSDTITPPTLTVEEGYELKGWTINDKFFDATAQMSYEDIVRAAGTSEFVAIQAVIKPVEIKKTAHVAFNVDPEKGKFTDPAGAKVVTYDLDETDGDAHPIPKVEAKEGYEFTGWHVSGANEADWLPESETFYVSGLAFYEKDKNDGYVTFEATFKEKEAAVEKKDAELRVHYVDVNSDNYIKDNIQTIKKNGKVGESAEFTAKDLTIPKGYELADDKWSTSVEYGKDADVNVNVKAKEEPAEEKTVEVYFNIIDSEKGSFPDYAPSTVVSFKGIAADTDQQFEIPAVKANDGYKFTGWKVEGAETQNWDADAKTFGVTGLAHFPEGSNVGYVTITPEFEKVEETPAVAVANATVVIDSNEGSFEGYEGTTELHNENLQDSKYNLGFLPTVVANEGYTFKGWKVTNKAGEEIYNLDANATSISFPYGVADDYTVTAVLEKNEEEVAVANATVVIDSVAGSFEGYEGATELHNENLQEAEYNLGFLPTVVANEGYTFKGWKVTNKAGEEIYNLDANATSISFPYGVADDYTVTAVLEKNEEEVAVANATVVIDSVAGSFEGYEGATELHNENLQEAEYNLGFLPTVVANEGYTFKGWKVTNKAGEEIYNLDANATSIAFPYGVADDYTVTAVLEKNETPVDPDQPSVDPSKPSTPEEKPGTSIEENKKDDKTSTTVAKDDKKTNKKESAKKANEQKSDTVQTGDHSNVFVYVATLLIAGAAAVVAFFRRRNA; encoded by the coding sequence ATGAAAAAGAGAAGAGTACTTCATCAGGCATGTGCGTTCTCTGTCGCAGTAATGCTCGTTGGAGTAAATGCTGTACCGGTTGTTGCGGCTGATAACAATAGTTCTGCTACAACTGTTGCTACAGATGAAAAAGCATTTAACATTACAGTAACTTTCAATTACTGGGATTATGCAGTGGGTGCAGACGGACAACACTTTTTAACTAAAGAGATGACGAGCAGTGATACTATCACGCCACCAACACTTACTGTTGAAGAGGGATATGAGCTCAAGGGATGGACAATTAATGATAAGTTTTTTGATGCTACTGCCCAAATGAGTTATGAGGATATTGTAAGAGCTGCTGGTACTTCAGAGTTTGTAGCTATTCAAGCAGTTATTAAACCAGTAGAGATAAAGAAAACTGCTCATGTTGCTTTCAATGTTGATCCTGAAAAAGGAAAATTTACAGACCCGGCTGGAGCTAAAGTAGTAACTTATGATTTAGATGAAACTGACGGAGACGCGCATCCTATTCCGAAAGTGGAAGCAAAAGAAGGATATGAATTTACTGGATGGCATGTTAGTGGAGCTAATGAAGCAGATTGGTTACCAGAGTCAGAAACATTTTATGTTTCAGGATTAGCATTCTATGAAAAAGACAAGAATGATGGATATGTGACATTCGAGGCGACATTCAAAGAAAAAGAAGCTGCAGTAGAGAAAAAAGATGCTGAATTACGTGTACATTACGTTGATGTAAATTCAGACAATTATATTAAAGATAATATCCAGACCATTAAAAAGAATGGTAAAGTTGGAGAAAGCGCTGAGTTTACTGCAAAAGATCTTACAATTCCAAAAGGATACGAACTTGCAGATGATAAGTGGAGTACTTCTGTAGAATATGGTAAGGATGCAGATGTTAATGTTAATGTAAAAGCTAAAGAAGAACCAGCTGAAGAAAAAACAGTAGAAGTATATTTCAATATTATTGATTCAGAAAAAGGATCATTCCCGGATTATGCACCATCAACAGTTGTTTCTTTCAAAGGTATTGCTGCAGACACAGACCAGCAGTTTGAAATTCCGGCAGTAAAAGCAAATGATGGATACAAGTTTACTGGATGGAAAGTTGAAGGCGCTGAAACACAGAATTGGGATGCAGATGCTAAAACATTTGGTGTGACAGGACTTGCACATTTCCCAGAAGGATCTAATGTTGGTTATGTAACAATTACACCTGAATTTGAAAAAGTTGAAGAAACACCGGCTGTAGCAGTAGCAAATGCAACAGTTGTAATCGATTCAAACGAAGGATCATTCGAAGGATACGAAGGAACAACAGAACTTCATAACGAAAACCTTCAGGATAGCAAATACAACCTTGGATTCCTTCCGACAGTAGTAGCAAATGAAGGATATACATTCAAAGGCTGGAAAGTAACAAACAAAGCCGGCGAAGAAATCTACAACCTTGATGCAAATGCAACATCAATTTCATTCCCATACGGAGTAGCTGATGACTACACAGTAACAGCTGTTCTTGAAAAGAATGAAGAAGAAGTAGCAGTAGCAAATGCAACAGTTGTAATCGATTCAGTAGCAGGATCATTCGAAGGATACGAAGGAGCAACAGAACTTCATAACGAAAACCTTCAGGAAGCAGAATACAACCTTGGATTCCTTCCGACAGTAGTAGCAAATGAAGGATATACATTCAAAGGCTGGAAAGTAACAAACAAAGCCGGCGAAGAAATCTACAACCTTGATGCAAATGCAACATCAATTTCATTCCCATACGGAGTAGCTGATGACTACACAGTAACAGCTGTTCTTGAAAAGAATGAAGAAGAAGTAGCAGTAGCAAATGCAACAGTTGTAATCGATTCAGTAGCAGGATCATTCGAAGGATACGAAGGAGCAACAGAACTTCATAACGAAAACCTTCAGGAAGCAGAATACAACCTTGGATTCCTTCCGACAGTAGTAGCAAATGAAGGATATACATTCAAAGGCTGGAAAGTAACAAACAAAGCTGGCGAAGAAATCTACAACCTTGATGCAAATGCAACATCAATCGCATTCCCATACGGAGTAGCTGATGACTACACAGTAACAGCTGTTCTTGAAAAGAATGAAACTCCAGTTGATCCGGATCAGCCATCAGTTGATCCTTCAAAACCAAGTACTCCAGAAGAAAAACCGGGTACTTCAATTGAAGAGAACAAGAAAGATGACAAAACATCTACAACAGTAGCAAAAGATGACAAAAAGACAAACAAGAAGGAATCTGCTAAGAAAGCAAATGAGCAAAAATCTGATACAGTTCAGACTGGTGATCATAGCAACGTATTCGTATACGTAGCAACACTTCTTATTGCAGGTGCTGCAGCAGTTGTAGCATTCTTCAGAAGAAGAAACGCATAA
- a CDS encoding acetyl-CoA C-acetyltransferase produces MARKVVLAGACRTAIGVMGGQFANTSAVELGTIVIKEALKRAGVSPDQVDEVYMGNVIQAGNGQNPARQAAVYAGIPNEVPATTINVLCGSGLHCVNLAAKLIAAGDADIIVAGGMENMTMAPYMLRNGRYGYRMGNATIEDAMIKDGLTDAFHNYHMGITAENICEQWGLTREELDEFAAWSQNKCEKAMAEGKFKDEIVPVEVKKKKETILVDTDEGPRKGITKEGLAKLRPAFKKDGMVTAGNASGINDGAAALIVMSEEKAKELGVTPMATWIGGELAGCDPAIMGIGPVYSTRKVMKKLGMEIGDFDLIEANEAFAAQSVAVGKDLGFDLSKLNVNGGAIALGHPVGCSGARILVSLLYEMQKEDVHTGLATLCVGGGMGCSAVVKRD; encoded by the coding sequence ATGGCAAGAAAAGTTGTTTTAGCAGGAGCATGTCGTACAGCAATCGGTGTAATGGGCGGACAGTTTGCAAATACATCGGCTGTAGAGCTTGGAACGATCGTAATCAAAGAAGCTCTCAAAAGAGCGGGTGTTTCTCCGGATCAGGTTGACGAAGTGTATATGGGAAATGTTATCCAGGCTGGCAACGGACAGAACCCGGCACGTCAGGCAGCTGTATATGCAGGAATCCCGAATGAAGTACCGGCAACAACTATCAACGTACTTTGTGGATCCGGTCTTCACTGTGTAAACCTTGCAGCGAAGCTGATCGCAGCTGGAGATGCAGATATCATCGTTGCAGGTGGTATGGAAAATATGACAATGGCTCCGTACATGTTGAGAAACGGACGTTATGGATATCGTATGGGAAATGCGACAATCGAAGATGCTATGATCAAGGATGGTCTGACCGATGCATTCCATAATTATCATATGGGAATCACAGCAGAAAATATCTGCGAACAGTGGGGACTTACAAGAGAAGAACTGGATGAATTTGCAGCATGGTCTCAGAACAAATGTGAAAAAGCAATGGCAGAAGGTAAATTTAAAGACGAGATTGTTCCGGTCGAAGTGAAGAAGAAAAAAGAAACGATTCTTGTAGATACAGATGAAGGTCCTCGTAAAGGAATCACAAAAGAAGGTCTTGCAAAACTTCGTCCTGCATTTAAGAAAGACGGTATGGTTACAGCAGGTAACGCATCCGGAATCAATGATGGTGCAGCTGCACTTATCGTTATGAGCGAAGAAAAAGCAAAAGAGCTTGGCGTAACACCTATGGCAACATGGATCGGCGGAGAACTCGCAGGATGTGATCCGGCAATCATGGGAATCGGACCGGTTTATTCAACACGTAAGGTTATGAAGAAGCTGGGAATGGAGATCGGAGATTTTGATCTGATCGAAGCAAACGAAGCATTTGCAGCACAGTCTGTAGCTGTTGGAAAAGATCTTGGATTTGATCTTAGTAAGCTGAATGTCAATGGTGGAGCAATTGCTCTCGGACATCCGGTTGGCTGCTCAGGTGCAAGAATCCTTGTAAGCTTGTTGTATGAGATGCAGAAAGAAGATGTACATACAGGACTTGCAACACTTTGTGTTGGTGGCGGAATGGGATGCTCTGCTGTAGTTAAAAGAGATTAG
- a CDS encoding FIVAR domain-containing protein, with translation MNKHTNLTIVKRPKKTHRDRGTEIGSVLVILLACVVIGGGIYFVRQNLNGGKNTTQKVGDTITITPQKLDKTQLKALIDNTESINTETYTDESVNELKAAVEKGNTLLRGVPGQDAIEETYMEIVNAIQGLTKKDTQ, from the coding sequence ATGAATAAGCATACGAATCTAACTATCGTAAAAAGACCAAAGAAAACTCATCGTGACCGCGGGACAGAGATAGGTTCTGTTCTTGTCATACTTCTTGCATGTGTGGTGATTGGTGGAGGTATTTATTTTGTACGGCAAAATTTGAATGGGGGAAAGAATACCACACAAAAAGTTGGCGATACAATTACCATCACACCACAGAAGTTAGACAAGACGCAGTTAAAAGCATTAATTGACAACACAGAATCTATTAATACAGAGACCTATACCGATGAATCCGTAAATGAGCTGAAAGCAGCTGTAGAGAAGGGAAATACACTTTTACGTGGGGTTCCCGGACAGGATGCAATCGAAGAAACGTATATGGAAATTGTTAACGCGATCCAGGGGTTGACCAAAAAAGACACGCAGTAA
- a CDS encoding helix-turn-helix domain-containing protein, with protein sequence MKDIGKILKNARENKEYTQKQVMELTGIHRKSLSGYENNVAEPDLSTFATLANLYGISADEALEIGEPDPSVSLLRFEFQVLSLFKELDAKHQEELLIQITALVRYLNAKNMVPQNHQSR encoded by the coding sequence ATGAAAGATATTGGTAAAATTCTGAAAAACGCCCGTGAGAATAAAGAATATACCCAGAAACAAGTGATGGAATTGACCGGTATCCACAGAAAATCTCTGTCCGGTTATGAGAATAACGTTGCCGAGCCGGATCTCTCCACTTTCGCAACCCTTGCCAATCTGTATGGCATCTCTGCAGATGAAGCTTTGGAAATTGGTGAACCGGATCCTTCTGTTTCTTTGCTTCGTTTTGAATTCCAAGTTCTTTCTTTATTTAAAGAACTCGATGCAAAGCATCAGGAAGAACTTCTGATCCAGATCACCGCACTCGTCAGATATTTAAATGCAAAAAATATGGTGCCGCAAAATCATCAATCCAGATAA
- the pflB gene encoding formate C-acetyltransferase, translated as MMQKEQWQGFEGRLWKEEINVRDFIQNNYTPYEGDSSFLADPTEATNQLWGKLQELQKEERAKGGVLDMETEVVSSLTAYGPGYICEELKDKEQVVGLQTDKPLKRAFMPFGGIKMAEEACKTYGYEPNPKFHKIFTDYHKTHNQAVFDAYTPEMKKARHAKILTGLPDTYGRGRIVGDYRRVALYGIDLLITMKQDDLANCGYGSMRDNVIRQREELAEQIRALKGMKEMAAAYGFDISEPAKNAKEAFQWLYFGYLAAIKTQNGAAMSVGRISTFLDIYIKRDMEAGILTEEEAQELVDHMTMKFRMVKFARIPSYNQLFSGDPVWATLEVGGMGQDGRSMVTKTDYRFLHTLENMGPSPEPNLTVLYTERLPKNFKDYASHISIETSSIQYENDDAMRPVWGDDYSICCCVSATQTGKEMQFFGARANLAKCLLYAINGGVDCKSKDQVGPAYTPITSEYLDYDEVMAKYDKMMDWLAGLYVNVLNLIQYMHDKYYYEASQMALIDTDVRRTFATGIAGFSHVVDSLSAIKYAKVKTIRDENGLVVDFETTGDFPKYGNDDDRADDIAVWLLQTFMKKLKKHHTYRESEPTTSILTITSNVVYGKATGALPDGRKAGAPLSPGANPSYGAEQNGLLASLNSVAKLPYEWALDGISNTQTINPDAIGHTPEERINNLVNVMDGYFSQGAHHLNVNVFGTEKLLDAMEHPEKEEYANFTIRVSGYAVKFIDLTREQQLDVIARTCHDRM; from the coding sequence ATGATGCAGAAAGAACAATGGCAGGGATTTGAAGGAAGACTCTGGAAAGAAGAAATCAATGTTCGTGATTTTATCCAGAACAACTACACACCTTACGAGGGAGATTCTTCATTCCTTGCAGACCCGACCGAAGCAACAAACCAGCTCTGGGGCAAGCTTCAGGAACTCCAGAAAGAAGAACGTGCAAAAGGCGGCGTTCTGGATATGGAAACAGAAGTGGTATCTTCTCTTACCGCTTACGGTCCAGGTTATATCTGCGAAGAACTGAAAGATAAAGAACAGGTTGTGGGTCTTCAGACTGACAAACCTTTAAAACGTGCATTTATGCCGTTCGGTGGAATCAAAATGGCTGAGGAAGCATGCAAAACTTACGGATATGAACCAAACCCGAAATTTCATAAAATCTTTACAGATTATCATAAAACACATAACCAGGCAGTATTTGATGCCTACACACCGGAAATGAAAAAAGCACGTCACGCAAAAATCCTTACCGGTCTTCCGGATACTTACGGAAGAGGACGTATCGTCGGCGATTACCGCCGTGTTGCCCTCTACGGAATCGATCTTCTGATCACCATGAAGCAGGATGACCTTGCAAACTGCGGATATGGCTCTATGCGTGACAACGTGATCCGGCAAAGAGAAGAGCTTGCAGAACAGATCCGCGCCCTCAAAGGCATGAAAGAAATGGCTGCTGCCTATGGATTCGATATCTCAGAACCGGCTAAGAACGCAAAAGAAGCATTCCAGTGGCTGTACTTCGGATACCTTGCAGCAATCAAGACTCAGAACGGAGCTGCCATGAGTGTCGGACGTATATCTACCTTCCTTGATATCTACATCAAGAGAGATATGGAAGCAGGAATCCTTACCGAAGAAGAAGCTCAGGAATTAGTTGACCATATGACAATGAAATTCCGTATGGTTAAGTTCGCACGTATCCCATCTTACAACCAGCTCTTCTCTGGTGACCCGGTTTGGGCTACACTGGAAGTCGGCGGAATGGGACAGGACGGACGTTCTATGGTAACAAAGACAGACTACCGTTTCCTGCACACCCTGGAAAACATGGGACCTTCTCCGGAACCGAACCTGACTGTGCTTTACACAGAACGTCTTCCGAAGAACTTCAAGGACTACGCTTCACATATTTCTATTGAAACAAGTTCTATCCAGTACGAAAATGATGATGCAATGCGTCCGGTATGGGGCGATGACTATTCTATCTGCTGCTGCGTATCTGCAACACAGACAGGTAAAGAAATGCAGTTCTTCGGAGCAAGAGCAAACCTTGCAAAATGCCTTCTTTACGCGATCAACGGTGGTGTCGACTGCAAATCAAAAGATCAGGTAGGACCGGCTTACACACCAATCACTTCTGAATACCTTGATTATGATGAAGTAATGGCTAAATACGACAAGATGATGGACTGGCTCGCTGGACTGTATGTAAACGTACTGAACCTGATCCAGTACATGCATGACAAATACTACTATGAAGCATCTCAGATGGCACTGATCGATACCGATGTACGTCGTACATTTGCAACAGGTATCGCAGGATTCTCCCATGTAGTTGACTCCTTAAGTGCGATCAAATATGCAAAAGTGAAAACAATCCGTGACGAAAACGGACTCGTTGTAGATTTCGAGACAACCGGTGATTTCCCGAAATACGGAAATGATGATGACCGCGCAGATGATATCGCAGTATGGCTTCTTCAGACATTTATGAAGAAACTGAAAAAGCATCACACCTACCGTGAATCCGAACCGACAACTTCTATCCTTACCATTACCTCAAACGTTGTATATGGAAAAGCTACCGGTGCTCTTCCGGACGGAAGAAAAGCAGGCGCACCGCTTTCACCTGGAGCAAACCCAAGCTACGGTGCAGAACAGAACGGACTTCTTGCTTCCCTGAACTCCGTTGCCAAGCTGCCTTACGAATGGGCACTTGACGGAATTTCTAACACCCAGACCATCAACCCGGATGCAATCGGACATACTCCGGAGGAGCGCATTAACAACCTGGTAAATGTTATGGACGGATACTTCTCTCAGGGTGCTCACCATCTGAACGTCAACGTATTCGGAACAGAAAAACTTCTTGACGCTATGGAACATCCGGAAAAAGAAGAATACGCAAACTTTACGATCCGTGTATCAGGATATGCGGTTAAGTTCATCGACCTTACACGCGAACAGCAGCTCGATGTGATCGCAAGAACCTGCCACGATCGTATGTAA
- the pflA gene encoding pyruvate formate-lyase-activating protein codes for MTQIKGLIHSTESFGSVDGPGVRFIIFVQGCPLRCQFCHNPDTWNMTDKNGATWRSADELLAQALRYRTYWKNGGGITVSGGEPLLQIDFLLDLFKKAKAKGIHTTIDTAGGPFTREEPFFSKFQELMQYTDLLLVDIKHIDEKSHKELTGKTNKNILDMIRFLSDIKKPVWIRHVLVPERSDYDEYLNRLNDFIQTLDNVERVEILPYHTLGAYKWKELGLDYPLEGINPPSRERVENAKKILHCS; via the coding sequence ATGACTCAAATCAAAGGACTTATTCACTCTACAGAAAGCTTTGGTTCTGTTGACGGGCCTGGGGTACGTTTTATTATATTTGTTCAGGGATGTCCACTGAGATGTCAGTTCTGCCATAACCCTGACACCTGGAATATGACAGATAAAAACGGCGCCACCTGGCGCAGTGCCGATGAGCTTCTTGCGCAGGCTCTGCGTTACCGCACTTACTGGAAAAATGGCGGCGGAATCACCGTAAGCGGCGGAGAACCTCTCCTTCAGATTGATTTTCTGCTGGATCTTTTCAAAAAAGCAAAGGCAAAAGGTATTCACACAACGATTGATACTGCAGGCGGTCCTTTTACCAGAGAAGAACCATTTTTCTCCAAATTCCAGGAGCTGATGCAGTATACCGATCTTCTTCTTGTTGATATCAAGCATATCGATGAAAAATCTCACAAAGAGCTGACCGGAAAAACAAATAAAAACATTCTGGATATGATCCGCTTTCTCTCCGATATCAAAAAACCTGTCTGGATCCGCCATGTGCTCGTACCGGAGCGCAGCGACTATGATGAATACTTAAACCGGTTAAATGATTTTATCCAGACACTTGATAATGTAGAAAGAGTAGAAATCCTGCCTTATCACACACTTGGTGCCTACAAATGGAAAGAGCTGGGACTTGATTATCCTCTCGAAGGGATCAATCCACCTTCGAGAGAACGTGTGGAAAATGCAAAAAAAATCCTGCACTGTTCGTAA
- a CDS encoding helix-turn-helix domain-containing protein — MEHIGEILRTAREDNFYTQKKVMELTGINRKTLSGYENSVAEPDLDTFARLLRLYQLSADEVLGIKTSTPPSHFSLSRCE; from the coding sequence ATGGAACATATAGGAGAAATTCTCCGGACAGCACGTGAAGATAATTTTTATACTCAGAAGAAAGTAATGGAACTGACCGGTATCAACCGCAAGACTCTGTCCGGCTATGAGAACAGTGTAGCTGAACCAGATCTTGACACATTTGCCAGATTACTCCGCTTATATCAACTTTCTGCGGATGAAGTATTAGGAATTAAGACTTCTACCCCCCCCTCGCATTTTTCCCTTTCGCGCTGCGAATGA